The Campylobacter sp. MG1 genome includes the window AAAAAATATATATAAACTTAAAATAAAATTAAAAAATAGATGATTTATCTTTAACATTTACAACCTTTTTGTATATTAAAAAATTATATATAACTAAATTTAAGGAATAGTTTTGAGATTAATATCATGGAATGTAAATGGTTTAAGAGCTATTATGGGAAAAAATGGCTTTGAGTTTTTAAAGGATTATCCTTGTGATTTTTTAGGAATACAAGAAATAAAAGCTAGTTCTGATAAATTTCCAAAAGGACTTGATGAATTAGGATTTAAAAATATAAAATCAAATTCAGCTAAAAGAGCGGGATACTCTGGCGTTATGAGTTTTTTTAATTTTGATTGTGAAACTAAATTTGCTGAATTTTTTCCCGATGATGAAGGGCGGGTTTTAGAACATAATTTTAAAGATATAGTTTTATTTAATATATATTTTCCGAATGGACAAAACGGAGATGAAAGATTAAATTACAAAATGAAATTTTACGATGATTTTTTAGTATATCTTCAAAATTTACTAGCTAATGGTAAAAAAATTATTATTTGTGGAGATGTAAATACAGCTCACCGTCCAATAGATTTGACCCACCCAAAAGCTAATGAAAAAACGAGTGGATTTTTACCGATTGAGCGTGAGTGGATAGATAAATTATTAAATTCAGGTTTTGTTGATACATTCCGTTTTAAACACGGAGATATACCTGAAAAATACTCGTGGTGGAGCTATAGAGCTGGTGCTAGAAATAGAAATGTTGGTTGGAGAATTGATTATTTTTTTATATCAAACAACTTAGCGCCGTATTTAAAAGATGCTTTTATTTTAGATAATGTATTAGGTTCTGATCATTGCCCTATAGGAATTGATATTGATATATGAATGCAAAAATACTTGAATTTATAAACTCTATTAATGTATGTGTAATT containing:
- a CDS encoding exodeoxyribonuclease III, yielding MRLISWNVNGLRAIMGKNGFEFLKDYPCDFLGIQEIKASSDKFPKGLDELGFKNIKSNSAKRAGYSGVMSFFNFDCETKFAEFFPDDEGRVLEHNFKDIVLFNIYFPNGQNGDERLNYKMKFYDDFLVYLQNLLANGKKIIICGDVNTAHRPIDLTHPKANEKTSGFLPIEREWIDKLLNSGFVDTFRFKHGDIPEKYSWWSYRAGARNRNVGWRIDYFFISNNLAPYLKDAFILDNVLGSDHCPIGIDIDI